DNA from Kineococcus mangrovi:
GGACGGCCGGAGGTCTCCCGGCGCTGCTCGGGAACGTGCCGCACCGCGGAGGTGGTGCGTTGCCACCCGTTCGCCACGAGGAAGCGGCACGGAACGTGCCGCTCCAGCGGCGCCCCGCTCGTCGCCGGGAGCGGACGGGTCGGGGCGCCCGCCGCGATCCGCGGGGTGGGCTCCGGGCGTCAGGTCCGCAGCGCACCCGCCGCCCGGACGGCGTCCGGCAGCGCGGCGAGCACCCGGTCGACGTCCTCGCCGGTCGAGCCGTTCCCCAGCGTGAACCGCACGGCCGTGCGCGCCAGGTCCGCGGACAGCCCAGTCGCGAGCAGGACGTGGGAGGCGTCGTCCGAGCCCGCGGCGCAGGCGGAGCCGCTGGAGCAGACGATCCCGGCGGACTCCAGCTCGGCGAGCACCGTCTCCCCGCCCACGCCCTCGAAGCAGAACGAGGCGTGGCCGGGCAGCCGGTGGGTGCGCGAGCCCGTGAGCAGAGCCCCCGGGACCGTGGCGAGCACGCCGTCGACGAGGCGGTCGCGCAGCGCCGTCAGGCGGGGGACCTCGACGTCGCGGGCGGACGCCGCCAGGTGCAGCGCGACGGCGGTGCCGACGGCGGAGGCGACGTCGCTCGTCCCGGAGCGGCGGCCGAGCTCCTGCCCGCCGCCGTGCAGGACGGGGGCCAGCGGCACCGACCCGCGCACCCAGCAGAACCCCGCCCCGCGCAGCCCGCCGAACTTGTGCGCCGACGCCGACAGGGCGTCCACGCCGAGCCGGTCGACGTCGAGGTCGAGGTGCCCGGCGGCCTGGACGGCGTCGGTGTGCAGCGGGACCCCGAGCGGGCGGCAGCGCGCGGCGATCTCCGCGAGCGGTTGGACCGTGCCGATCTCGTTGTTGGCGTGCATGACCGACACGAGGGTGGTGTCCGGGCGCAGCACCGCCTCGAGCCCGTCGAGGTCGAGCCGCCCCTCGGCGTCGACGCCCACGACGTCGACGGTGAACCCGTGGCCGCGCAGGGCGAACGCGGTCTCCAGGACGGCCGGGTGCTCGATCGCGGAGACGACGACGTGCCGGCCCCGCGGGTTCGCGGTGGCGATGCCGGTGACGGCGAGGTTGTCCGCCTCGGTGCCCCCGGCGGTGAACACGACCTCCCCGGGCCGGGCGCCGAGGACGTCGGCGACGGCGGCGCGGGCCGCGTCGAGACCGGCCTTGGCCGCCCGCCCCGCCGCGTGCGCGCTCGACGGGTTGCCGGTCACGCTCGTGAGGTAGGGCCAGACCGCTTCGAGCACCTCGCGCCGCGGCGGGGACGTCGCGGCGTGGTCCAGGTAGGCCACGGTCTGCTCGGGCACGTCCTCAGCCCTCCACGGTCGTGTCGAGCCCGAGGTCGAGCGTGCGGGCGTTCTGCGTCAGCGCCCCCACCGAGACCAGGTCCACGCCCTGCTCGGCGATGCCCCGCACGGTGTCCAGGGTGACGCCGCCGCTGGCCTCGACGAGCGCGCGGGAGCGGGACCGGACGAGGGCGACGCCCGCGGCGAGGTCGG
Protein-coding regions in this window:
- a CDS encoding cysteine desulfurase family protein; its protein translation is MPEQTVAYLDHAATSPPRREVLEAVWPYLTSVTGNPSSAHAAGRAAKAGLDAARAAVADVLGARPGEVVFTAGGTEADNLAVTGIATANPRGRHVVVSAIEHPAVLETAFALRGHGFTVDVVGVDAEGRLDLDGLEAVLRPDTTLVSVMHANNEIGTVQPLAEIAARCRPLGVPLHTDAVQAAGHLDLDVDRLGVDALSASAHKFGGLRGAGFCWVRGSVPLAPVLHGGGQELGRRSGTSDVASAVGTAVALHLAASARDVEVPRLTALRDRLVDGVLATVPGALLTGSRTHRLPGHASFCFEGVGGETVLAELESAGIVCSSGSACAAGSDDASHVLLATGLSADLARTAVRFTLGNGSTGEDVDRVLAALPDAVRAAGALRT